Proteins from a genomic interval of Arachis hypogaea cultivar Tifrunner chromosome 10, arahy.Tifrunner.gnm2.J5K5, whole genome shotgun sequence:
- the LOC112716429 gene encoding uncharacterized protein, protein MSYISGRRRGGDDTVDDWDEYDPTPYGGGYDITLTYGRPFPPSDETCYPISGSSEDFDYDRPQYSANSEPSAYGDEAQATEYSSYARPKPRPAPAGGASGYTGGSGYDRPSSEYGRRPDNEDSGSGYGSGYGRKPASEYGSGYGGNKQESEYGSGYGRKQESEYGSGYGRKQESEYGSGYGGNKEESEYGSGYGRKQESGYGSGYGGNKEESEYGSGYGRKQESEYGSGYGGNRQESEYGSGYGRKQESEYGSSYGGRKEESEYGSGYGRKQESEYGSGYGGRKEESEYGSGYGGRKEESQYGSGYGGSKQESEYGSGYGGRKQESEYGSSEYGSGYGGGRKQESEYGSSEYGSGYGGSRKQESEYGSGYGGGRRQESEYGRKNEEENVGYGTSEYEEKPSYGYGRSEEEGYRKPSYGSEESYGRKKYGDDSDDDDDEKKKHRNRHHHRHGDD, encoded by the exons ATGTCGTACATTAGTGGAAGAAGACGCGGCGGCGACGACACCGTCGACGACTGGGACGAGTATGATCCCACCCCTTACGGCGGCGGCTACGACATCACCCTCACCTATGGCCGTCCCTTCCCTCCCTCCGATGAGACCTGCTACCCAATCTCCGGTTCCTCCGAGGACTTCGACTACGATCGCCCTCAATACTCCGCTAACTCCGAACCCTCCGCTTACGGCGACGAGGCCCAAGCCACCGAGTACAGCAGCTATGCCCGCCCTAAGCCCCGTCCTGCCCCCGCCGGCGGAGCCTCTGGATACACCGGAGGATCGGGTTATGATCGGCCATCTTCGGAATACGGCAGAAGACCCGACAATGAGGATTCCGGGTCAGGATACGGATCCGGTTATGGTAGGAAGCCAGCATCTGAATACGGATCTGGTTATGGTGGTAACAAGCAAGAGTCTGAATATGGATCCGGCTATGGTAGGAAGCAAGAGTCTGAATATGGATCCGGTTATGGTAGGAAGCAAGAATCTGAATATGGTTCTGGCTATGGTGGTAACAAGGAAGAGTCAGAATATGGATCCGGTTATGGCAGGAAGCAAGAATCTGGATATGGTTCTGGCTATGGTGGTAACAAAGAAGAGTCTGAATATGGTTCCGGCTATGGTAGGAAGCAAGAATCTGAATATGGATCTGGCTATGGTGGTAACAGACAAGAGTCTGAATATGGATCTGGTTATGGTAGGAAGCAAGAGTCCGAATATGGATCCAGCTATGGTGGTAGGAAGGAAGAGTCTGAGTATGGATCAGGTTATGGTAGGAAGCAAGAATCTGAATACGGATCAGGTTATGGTGGTAGAAAGGAGGAATCAGAATATGGTTCTGGTTATGGTGGTAGGAAGGAAGAGTCACAATACGGTTCTGGTTATGGTGGTAGCAAGCAGGAGTCGGAATATGGTTCTGGCTATGGTGGTAGGAAGCAGGAGTCTGAGTATGGATCCTCTGAGTATGGATCGGGATATGGTGGTGGTAGGAAGCAGGAATCTGAGTATGGATCCTCCGAGTATGGATCCGGGTATGGTGGTAGCCGGAAACAGGAATCTGAATATGGATCCGGGTACGGTGGTGGACGGAGACAGGAATCTGAATATGGGAGGAAGAATGAGGAGGAGAATGTGGGTTATGGGACGAGTGAGTATGAGGAGAAGCCAAGCTATGGTTATGGCCGCTCTGAGGAAGAGGGGTACCGTAAGCCCAGCTATGGCAGCGAAGAGAGCTACGGACGCAAGAAATAT GGAGAtgactctgatgatgatgatgatgagaagaagaagCATCGCAACAGGCATCATCATCGCCATGGTGATGATTAA